One genomic window of Fusarium keratoplasticum isolate Fu6.1 chromosome 3, whole genome shotgun sequence includes the following:
- a CDS encoding Zn(2)-C6 fungal-type domain-containing protein, whose translation MPACHGCRVRKVKCDDGQPCSPCRQFDVQCVRSTGPRKRKNPQRGRLVAQIRGENPLPSSPTSSVSPSATAVQPPTSGHDWAGSGSSPGSHSGPASEVYTPGFFTALLPEFEKVVYPFSPAVTPEDMVAAISMMHSSPEDAALVYAYGAVTTFLSQTADHTHGSVAAQINDLIYHGLEAHHRAGQGTHVTGRLDEFLPVSIKRIMTCIYLEIATMGLSRLDRSFNFIREAISMVQTLEMHQRDMRDSSQLPYDPVRFQQVYWEAYIHERFLGISGYPCILPPLRTGLSTADSCTPEHIRAGFNCLIDLFLILDETFLSYWQSQRGAIGGLTVQWIESKQVQLDQAEMNAATAEAKLSGSGQPGFTELQRADLFITRLWLRTLLWQLALSQGLLRSGPSDMTHEGLSLQFPASRLSIQLRNLVSRLNSIVSIATQGSGIIQKLFEIASTIADVLALPASSHDESEGGFKSHVKDFLYVVNFLLNLDGMRENQREYLREKYRMLQPLHERDELGGVLAPVEETGRLC comes from the coding sequence ATGCCCGCGTGTCATGGTTGCCGAGTGCGCAAGGTCAAATGTGACGACGGGCAGCCCTGCTCCCCCTGCCGGCAGTTCGACGTCCAGTGCGTTAGGTCCACGGGGCCGAGGAAGCGCAAGAACCCGCAGCGAGGCCGCCTGGTGGCTCAGATCAGGGGGGAGAATCCCCTGCCGTCCTCGCCGACCTCCTCCGTGTCCCCATCTGCCACGGCCGTCCAGCCCCCGACCTCGGGCCATGATTGGGCCGGAAGTGGCAGCAGTCCCGGGTCGCACTCGGGCCCGGCGTCGGAGGTCTACACGCCGGGCTTCTTCACCGCCCTACTACCAGAGTTTGAGAAGGTCGTCTACCCTTTCAGCCCCGCTGTCACTCCCGAGGACATGGTCGCCGCCATTTCTATGATGCACAGTAGCCCCGAGGACGCCGCCTTGGTCTACGCCTATGGAGCTGTGACAACGTTTCTGTCTCAAACGGCAGACCACACGCATGGGAGCGTGGCGGCGCAAATAAACGACCTCATCTATCATGGCTTGGAGGCACATCACCGAGCCGGGCAGGGCACACATGTCACTGGGCGCTTGGATGAATTCTTGCCTGTGAGTATCAAGCGCATCATGACATGCATCTACCTCGAGATCGCCACCATGGGCCTCAGCCGTCTCGATCGCAGCTTCAACTTTATCCGCGAAGCCATCTCAATGGTCCAGACACTGGAGATGCACCAGCGGGACATGCGAGACTCAAGTCAGTTGCCTTACGACCCGGTACGCTTTCAGCAAGTCTACTGGGAGGCTTATATCCATGAACGATTCCTTGGCATCTCTGGATATCCATGCATTCTTCCTCCACTCCGGACAGGTCTTTCAACAGCAGACAGTTGCACGCCGGAACACATCCGGGCCGGCTTCAATTGCTTGATAGACCTCTTTCTGATACTGGACGAGACATTCCTCTCGTATTGGCAATCACAACGAGGGGCGATAGGTGGACTGACGGTGCAATGGATCGAGAGTAAGCAGGTTCAGCTTGACCAAGCTGAGATGAACGCGGCAACCGCCGAGGCGAAGCTGAGCGGTTCTGGGCAGCCTGGCTTCACCGAGCTACAACGGGCAGACCTTTTCATCACCAGACTCTGGCTACGGACTTTACTCTGGCAACTCGCCCTCTCGCAGGGGCTACTCCGGTCAGGGCCTTCAGATATGACACATGAAGGGCTATCGCTGCAATTCCCGGCGTCACGGCTGTCGATCCAACTTCGCAACCTGGTCAGCCGGCTAAATAGCATCGTAAGTATAGCGACGCAGGGCAGCGGCATCATACAGAAGCTCTTTGAGATTGCGAGCACTATCGCAGACGTGCTGGCGCTGCCGGCGTCTTCTCACGACGAGTCAGAGGGCGGGTTCAAGTCACACGTCAAAGACTTTCTCTACGTGGTGAATTTTCTGCTCAACCTTGATGGGATGCGGGAGAATCAGAGGGAGTACCTCCGAGAAAAGTATCGCATGCTGCAGCCATTGCATGAGAGGGATGAGCTGGGTGGTGTGCTGGCTCCTGTGGAGGAGACGGGGAGGCTATGTTGA
- a CDS encoding Protein YAE1, whose protein sequence is MHYQPVAEMVDDAYIGRPQEELQVEPAASNDALDDVFGSGPSSPTAEHHDESVSHPSDINRLQTEHTTAGYREGITVSKEKSLQEGFDEGFSLGATVGLKAGQLLGVLEGIAEAARTPETTELLRQAREDLSVKGVFKADYWAEDGNWKYEVKADGDDVVFADVADAHPLIKKWTTAVDEQVALWRIDRGVLDDETGERLEGVMDEPLVSAGAPATKKPLDW, encoded by the coding sequence ATGCATTACCAACCCGTCGCCGAAATGGTCGACGACGCTTACATCGGCCGTCCTCAAGAGGAGCTTCAGGTTGAGCCTGCAGCCTCCAATGATGCTCTGGATGACGTCTTTGGGTCGGGCCCCTCATCGCCGACGGCGGAGCATCATGATGAGTCGGTCTCTCACCCCTCCGACATCAACAGGTTGCAAACGGAGCACACGACAGCAGGCTACCGAGAAGGAATCACTGTCTCAAAAGAAAAGAGTCTACAGGAGGGCTTTGATGAAGGCTTCAGTCTAGGCGCGACCGTGGGACTCAAGGCCGGCCAGCTCCTCGGCGTACTAGAAGGCATCGCCGAAGCAGCACGCACGCCCGAAACCACCGAGCTCCTCCGCCAAGCCCGCGAAGACCTGAGTGTAAAGGGCGTATTCAAAGCCGACTACTGGGCCGAGGACGGCAACTGGAAGTACGAAGTCAAGGCCGATGGCGACGACGTTGTGTTTGCGGACGTGGCGGACGCGCACCCGCTGATCAAAAAGTGGACGACTGCCGTGGACGAGCAGGTGGCGCTGTGGAGGATCGACAGGGGcgtcttggatgatgagacGGGGGAGAGGCTTGAGGGTGTCATGGATGAGCCGCTTGTCTCGGCTGGTGCGCCGGCGACTAAGAAGCCACTCGAttggtga